In a genomic window of Lycium ferocissimum isolate CSIRO_LF1 chromosome 9, AGI_CSIRO_Lferr_CH_V1, whole genome shotgun sequence:
- the LOC132029774 gene encoding probable WRKY transcription factor 40 translates to MDTNSGNKTFTLDLNTNPSLHNTNSSTPETLNEELIRMREENKKLLTMLTNLCENYNFLQAHIIELLQKYSTHEEDNSKLLLSRKRKAVDLCCVNNKDIDFEEASPKRPREITTNVSTVCVKTNPSDQTSVVKDGYNWRKYGQKVTRDNPYPRAYYKCSFAPTCPVKKKVQKSVEDPSVLIATYEGDHNHPHPSQTEVTVPFINQGIATDSRFLNKFMEDIDTNSLQQHLVEQMASSLTSNPSFTAAVAAAISGKIYEYD, encoded by the exons ATGGATACAAATTCGGGAAACAAAACTTTTACTCTTGACCTCAACACAAACCCCTCATTGCACAACACCAATAGCAGTACG CCTGAGACGTTGAATGAAGAATTGATTAGGATGAGAGAAGAGAATAAGAAGCTATTAACCATGCTAACAAATTTGTGTGAGAACTACAATTTCTTGCAAGCTCACATAATTGAGTTGCTGCAAAAATACTCCACTCATGAAGAGGATAATTCCAAATTATTATTATCAAGGAAAAGAAAAGCTGTAGACCTGTGTTGTGTGAATAATAAAGACATCGACTTTGAAGAAGCATCACCAAAGAGGCCAAGAGAAATCACAACCAATGTTTCAACTGTTTGTGTTAAAACTAATCCCTCAGATCAAACCTCA GTGGTGAAGGATGGATATAACTGGAGAAAATATGGTCAAAAAGTGACAAGAGATAACCCTTACCCAAGAGCCTACTACAAGTGTTCATTTGCACCAACATGTCCAGTCAAGAAGAAG GTGCAAAAAAGTGTAGAAGATCCATCAGTTTTAATAGCTACATATGAGGGGGACCACAACCACCCTCATCCATCCCAAACAGAAGTAACGGTTCCATTTATTAACCAAGGTATTGCAACAGATTCAAGATTTTTGAACAAATTCATGGAAGACATTGACACAAATTCATTACAACAACATTTAGTCGAACAAATGGCGTCTTCATTGACCAGTAATCCTAGTTTCACAGCTGCCGTTGCTGCAGCCATCTCTGGAAAAATTTACGAATATGATTAA